Part of the Lolium rigidum isolate FL_2022 chromosome 6, APGP_CSIRO_Lrig_0.1, whole genome shotgun sequence genome, GTTTTAAACATCTTCGAACAGTTTGTGCCTATGTTGTTCCTCTGCATTTGGGTCATTCCTACCCCTTACCCATCACCAACTTTGTCGTTTCCAACAGAAATGGCAGATTGgtacatgtgttttttttacctTTTTTATTACTTATTATGTCAAAGTAGTTGAGCCATTATGTACATAGTAGATCCCATTAGTTTTTTGTGTGTCTTAATTCTTTGTACCTATGCTTTTCCTCTTCTTGGATCATGGGTATCCGTACCCATCACTAGTTTTCTGATTTCCTGCAGACGTCGCAGATTGGTATTATCATGCCTAGGTACATGTGTTTTCTGGTTCTTTCTTCCGTGTTACTTGCGTCAAAGTAGATGAGTTTATGAGTTATTATGAAACTTGCGCACCATAGAAATTGTTTGATGTAGCGCAACAAATTGGTTAACTTGTTTCTACTAGCTTGTGTGATTAAGTTAGGTGCCTTGTTATTAGACTTGTTGGAGGAACTACTAAGATCGGCCAAATATACTTTGCAGTTATCTTACCTGCATATTTGACAACACTAGCGCTAAACGGCTAATGCCATGAGAAGTTACACTGCATGAATTCATTAAGCGCATGGCATGCGAGATTGCAACATAATACTTGATATGCTTCTACTGGTGTTTATGATTGGCTTCTACATTTCTCTGCATCCACATATTGAGATGCATATGTATGCATACTTTGCTCCTTTCGAGTTTAGTGGCACTTTAATGCTTTAATTGCATCTGATTTTGCACAAAGCAGGAGCACATGTGACAGCTCCACAGCCTGGGACTGCACAAGCTGCCGGGACGTCAGCAGTCACAAATCCGTATGCAAATGCATATGCCAATCACCCCTCCGCATATCAGCAAGGGACTGCTCAAGCAGCAGCATATCAGCAAGGGACTCCTCAAGCAGCACCATATCAGCAAGGGACTCCTCAAGCAGCAGCATATCAGCAAGGAACCCACCAAACGGCGCCGTATCATCAAGGAACCCCCCAAGCTGCGGCATATCAGCAAGGAAATCCCCAAGCTGCAGGATATCAGCAAGGGAACCCCCAAGCTATGGCATACCAGCATGGAGCATATCAGCAAGGAACCCCGCAAGCTGGAGCTTATCAGCAAGGAACCCCACAAGCCGGAGCATATCAGCAAGGAACCCCACAAGCCGGAGGATATGCTTACCCAACCGCTTATGACGCCAATGCTTACCAGATGCATGCTAACGCGTACGCCGCCTATTCTGGCTATCCAGTTGCAGGGTATGCACAACCCGGTTATCCTGGCACGTACGCTGCACCTCAGCATCCAACAACCAGTGGCGCGGCTACTGATGGCACAAACGTGTACGGTGCGGCTGCTAGCACGGGGTATCCTGCTCCGCCGGTTCAGGCAAGCAGTGGAGCTGCTAACCCGGGACAGGCACCACCAGCTCCCTATCCTGCAACGTATGACTCTACAAGTGGAGCCCAGAGGTGAAAGCCGGGGTTGTAACATGAATGATGGTCTCTGtgccatgcacattttatcagacAGTGTCATGGTTATTGTTAACCTTGTGTACATTCACTGTCATATCTTTATGGAAACTGTTTAGTCTTTCGGAAGTTTGCACGGTGAATTGCAGTTTGTAGTCTTAGGCTAGAATTGATGGGCACAATTGTTGGTTAATGACGAGTCAATCTGTTCCAGTGGTTGGAAATGTCGGTACATTGATAGCGCAGATAGAGAAGCCAACCTTTTCTTTGTCTTGTGATGAAAATCGGAAATGTTGGCTTCTCACTTCTCGAAGGAACCTGGACGGTTTGGTAGAAATCTGGTCACAGCGTTGCAATTGTGTtgagttagggcatgtacaatggggtgatgtcagccaTCCCTGGGGTGACGTCAGCCATCCCTTACGGATGTCATAttggatttttgcttagttgaagTAGAGAGATTGAAGAaaaagaaggttgtcttcccttagctaatggATGATCCCAtatgaaataagagaagactattttctccattataCCATTTATTTTCCCTTATGGTAACTTAATTTCCTTCTAAATTTAATTGATTCTCAATAATTACTAGGgatgacaataagagataatACATTGTACCACTTATATTTAGTGTCTTCTCTAGATGACATAAACTGCTAAGAGAAGGTGTGCCTTCTCTAACATTGTACGTACCCTTACAAGCTATGCGTATTAGTTTCAGAGCATCctgctttccttttttttttgaaaccagaGCATCCTGCTTTCCTAGCATCTTCATTCTTCAGGCCCACTGCTTTCAGAATTTCTCTGGTCGCCCAGCCTACAAACATAACGGGCTGCAGGGCCTTACCAGGATGCGTTCACCACCCAACCCAAAAACCCTAGCACTCCCTCAGCTCACGAGTTAAACAAACAGCGACTATCCCACAACCGCCTTGCCGCGCCCGTGCAGCCGCCGCGCGCGGCGACGgtgatgccgccgccggcgcagccCGACCACgagcagccgcagccgcagcctcaCCACGAGACGCTCCCCATCCACCGCCTTCTCGAGCTGATCAAGTCCGATCCCGACCCGGCCGCCGCGCTCGCCCACCTGGAGCGCCTCGTCGCCACCTGGCCGGCCTACACCCCGCCGCAGCCGCTCCTCTTCCACCTGCTCCGCCGCCTCGCCACCGCCTCCCCGTCCCGCCTGCCgcgcctcctcggcctcctccccaACCTCCGCCACCGCCCGCGCTTCTCCGAGTCCGCCGCGCTCGTCGTCCTCTCCGCCTTCTCCCGCGCGCTCATGCCCGACGCCGCGCTCGCCGCCTTCCGCCGCCTCCCCGCCTTCCTCGGCTGCAACCCGGGCGTCCGCTCCCACAACGCGCTCCTCGACGCCTTCGTGCGGGCCCGCCGCTTCTCCGACGCCGACGCCTTCTTCTCCTCCCTATCCCACGGCGCATTCGGCCGCCGCATCGCGCCCAACCTCCAGACCTACAACATCATCCTCCGCTCCCTCTGCAGCCGCGGGGACCTCGACCGAGCGCTCACACTATTCGACTCCCTTCGCCGCCACCATGGACTCTCTCCCGACCGCGTCACCTACTCCACCCTCATGTCCGGCCTCGTCAAACACAGTCGCTTGGACAACGCGCTCtacctgctcgacgaaatgccgAGCTATCAAGTACAGCCTGATGCCGTCTGTTACAATGCGGTGCTCGGCGGGTGTTTCAAGAGCCGTGAATCTGAGAAAGCAATGAGGGTGTGGGAGCAGCTGGTGAGAGATCCTGGTGCAAGTCCCAACCTCGCCACTTACAATGTCATGCTTGATGGCTTGTGTAAGCTTGGCAAGTTTAAGGAGGTGGGCGAGGTATGGGAGAGGATGGTGGCAAATAATCACCAAGGGGATATGGTTACCCATGGGATCCTGATTCACGGTTTGTGCCAGTCAGGGGATGTGGATGGCGCGGCAAGGGTGTACTCAGAGATGATCAAGACTGGGCTTGTTCCTGATTCCGCCATATATAATTCCCTCATCAAGGGCTTCTGCCAAGCGGGCAGGGTAGACGAGGCTTGGAAATTCTGGGACTCGACTAGTGTTTCTGGGATCCGTAATGTGTCAACCTATAATATAATGCTGAAGGGGCTTTTTGATGGTGGTATGATCGATGAAGCTAGAGACTTGTGGGAGCGGTTGAAGAAAGACACTTCGTTCTCCCCTGACGTTGTAACTTTTGGCACTATGATCCATGGGTTATGCGAGAAAGGGTTTGCTAACAAGGCACTTCAAATCTTGGACGAAGCGCAGATCAGTGGTAAAGAATTGGATGGATTCTCATATTCATCCATGATATGTGGATTGTGCAAGGATGGGAGGCTGGATGATGCAGTAAGGTTGTACGAGAAGATTTCTATGGATGGCTGCAAACTTAGCTCTCATATTTACAACGCACTAATAAGTGGGTTCTGCCAAGCATCTAAGTTTACTGATGCTGTAAGAATATACAATGAGATGACGGACAGTGGCTGTCCTCCTACTATCATCACGTACAACACTCTAATAGATGGTCTGTGTAAGGCTGAAAAGTATCAAGAAGCTTCAAGCTTTACAAGGAAAATGATAGAGAAAGGTTGCACACTAGATGTCAAGACTTATGGTTCATTGATTCGTGGTCTCTGTAGAGATAAAAAGATTGACGCTGCCCTTGCTCTCTGGAATCAAATTCTTGATAAGGGTATTCGGGCAGATGTCATGATGCATAATATCTTAATCCATGGTCTTTGTTCTGCTGGGAAAGTAGATGAAGCTTCACATCTTCTTTCAGAGATGAAAGAGAAGAATAACTGTCGCCCAAATCTAGTGACCTATAACACACTAATGGATGGATTTTATGAAACGGGTTGTTTTGACAAAGCAGCATCTATTTGGGCAGCTATTATAAAAAATGGTATGGTGCCAGATATAATTTCGTACAATACAAGAATTAAGGGTCTATGCTCTTGCCACCGAACACCCGAGGGAGTCCAGTTACTGGAGGAGTTAGTCGCACGAGGCATTATACCAACAGTCATTACATGGAATATACTGGTCAGAGCTGTGATCAAATATGGACCTATTCAAATATGAGGCCTTCTAATTGCTCATGGTAACGTCTTCTTTTCCTTAATTCGGCATGAGATAGACTTGCAGATTAAGGCCGATGTGACGAATTTCAGTAATCCGGCTAATTTCCTGTCTTAATCACCAGCATCCAGCAGTATGCCCTCTAAGCAGAAATGAAAGCTTTTCTGTTTTCACTACGTGCATTTTACGAACAAAATGAAGGATGAAAGCACTGAAGTTTGTCAAATCCTGCTTCATAGCTGTATGCTGGTTATTTTAGCTTGTTGAGGCTAAGCTGTCCTTAAGGTCTGAGTGCATATCTTTTCTTGTTTTGTCGCCCATTTTTTGAGTAAATAAGGTCAAGCAATAGTAACTGACAATCTAAGTGGGCTTACATTAATAATTTTCAGTTTAGttttctctttcttatttttgtGTCGTATAATAGTTAGGAAGTAACCATAGAGGTCAAACATACATAATTGCTATCAATTGAGAAACATGTGGTTTATATCTTAAATGAAAGCTATATCATGTTCACAGATGACctgagcaagaaaccaaaatgtcGATTAAAATCTACTTCTACTTTTCAAGTTTTTATGTGTGTTTTAGTGCAAGTATACACCTATTTTCTTCTTGTCTTGTTTCTATTCTCAGCTTCTTGCAGTGTTGTATTCCGTTCACAGATGACCTGAGCAACCAGGGCAATGAATTCGACTCAGCAGCAACCTTTGTACATTCAACCTCAATCGTCTCAATGACAGCATTTGCCATTGTAAGACCGAGTACTACCATAAgcctaaggtaaatgttgagccaAGGTTTTCCATGTTTAAAGAAAAATGTTCGCCATTTAGTACTGTTATCTAAAGTTCAAGTTTTTCAAATCAAAACTAGTGAAACCGTTTACTTAACCCCTAAACCCATCCACACCTGTTTTCATCCCCCGGGACACATGGTCACCAGCTAGAATAACTTGGGAAAAAATAAGTAAAATGAAACACTGTGATCCACATCTCATACCCCAAGCCTATCTAATCTTCTTTCCCCTCCCTCAGATTGCAATTCATCTCCTTCCATCCAAGTCCACCTCCATCTACCATGCTCTGTTCCTTGACACAATAAGCATGATAATCATGAGATCTGCCTCTTCCTTGGGCCAGTTACCACCACCTTGATTCCATCTATTCCAGTGAGTTTCTAATCTCAGCCTGGCCTTCTCTAGCATTACATAACCCCCTTAGATCCTTTCTCCTCTGTCATTTCAGTCTGTTATGTCGCCAGATTTGAAACATGTTTTTTCTAAGTGCATCTGGACTGTAACACCGTTACCTTGTTTTGGCTTTTGAAAGTTACAATTGCTGAAACATATCTCTGATGCAATAGTGAAAACAGCTTGAGTTTATCAGATCTCAGGTTTGAGAAACCTGTGGTTTATAGGTCAAGCTACATTGCAAATGTCATCTTCAATTATAAAAATAAAACCCTGCTAATTTTCTAGTTATAACACGATTAAACCCTGCTGCTACTTTTAAACTTTCATTCTTTTGCTCCCAACTAGACAGTTTAGCCGTTCCTTTTCCCCCACTCGTCAGCTTCTGATGGTAGTATATCCTGTTCACAAATAACCTGAGCAACCATGCCCATGAAAATTAGAGCAACATTCCTTCATTCTACCTCAGGCATATCAAAACTGCATTCACATTTGTAGGACCAAATATTGGTGCTGGCCAAAATTAGATGTTCATTTGAGATTTTACCCTGCAGTCTATTTTGCAATCTCTTGGTTACTCGCTTTGAATTGGAATCTGAGGAACATGATTTTTCTAGCACATCAGTGCCATAACCTGTCTTTTGAAAATTGTATTGATTAAGCATATCTTATCTTTTTCAGATACATGATTCTTTCTTAGCGCATCAGGATTGTAGCCATGTTACCTTGTTTTTGCATTTGAAAGTTGTATTGCTGAAACAAAGCTTTGATGCAAGATT contains:
- the LOC124661481 gene encoding protein FLX-like 1 isoform X1; translation: MAHRGQSDGRTPGLMRHGAFSTASLSACQPLEPSPPTILDILENKLAALTGEAEKLIRENHRLASSHVVLRQDIVETEKEMQMIRSHLGDVQVETDMHIRDLVERIRLMEADIQAGDAVKKELHQVHMEAKRLITERQMLTSEIQIVTEEMPKFPVDNNNLPELVAELDGLRKEHHSLRSAFEYEKNTNIKQVEQMRTMEVNLITMTKEADKLRADVANATNRAHAGAHVTAPQPGTAQAAGTSAVTNPYANAYANHPSAYQQGTAQAAAYQQGTPQAAPYQQGTPQAAAYQQGTHQTAPYHQGTPQAAAYQQGNPQAAGYQQGNPQAMAYQHGAYQQGTPQAGAYQQGTPQAGAYQQGTPQAGGYAYPTAYDANAYQMHANAYAAYSGYPVAGYAQPGYPGTYAAPQHPTTSGAATDGTNVYGAAASTGYPAPPVQASSGAANPGQAPPAPYPATYDSTSGAQR
- the LOC124662807 gene encoding pentatricopeptide repeat-containing protein At3g09060; protein product: MPPPAQPDHEQPQPQPHHETLPIHRLLELIKSDPDPAAALAHLERLVATWPAYTPPQPLLFHLLRRLATASPSRLPRLLGLLPNLRHRPRFSESAALVVLSAFSRALMPDAALAAFRRLPAFLGCNPGVRSHNALLDAFVRARRFSDADAFFSSLSHGAFGRRIAPNLQTYNIILRSLCSRGDLDRALTLFDSLRRHHGLSPDRVTYSTLMSGLVKHSRLDNALYLLDEMPSYQVQPDAVCYNAVLGGCFKSRESEKAMRVWEQLVRDPGASPNLATYNVMLDGLCKLGKFKEVGEVWERMVANNHQGDMVTHGILIHGLCQSGDVDGAARVYSEMIKTGLVPDSAIYNSLIKGFCQAGRVDEAWKFWDSTSVSGIRNVSTYNIMLKGLFDGGMIDEARDLWERLKKDTSFSPDVVTFGTMIHGLCEKGFANKALQILDEAQISGKELDGFSYSSMICGLCKDGRLDDAVRLYEKISMDGCKLSSHIYNALISGFCQASKFTDAVRIYNEMTDSGCPPTIITYNTLIDGLCKAEKYQEASSFTRKMIEKGCTLDVKTYGSLIRGLCRDKKIDAALALWNQILDKGIRADVMMHNILIHGLCSAGKVDEASHLLSEMKEKNNCRPNLVTYNTLMDGFYETGCFDKAASIWAAIIKNGMVPDIISYNTRIKGLCSCHRTPEGVQLLEELVARGIIPTVITWNILVRAVIKYGPIQI
- the LOC124661481 gene encoding protein FLX-like 1 isoform X2, producing MAHRGQSDGRTPGLMRHGAFSTASLSACQPLEPSPPTILDILENKLAALTGEAEKLIRENHRLASSHVVLRQDIVETEKEMQMIRSHLGDVQVETDMHIRDLVERIRLMEADIQAGDAVKKELHQVHMEAKRLITERQMLTSEIQIVTEEMPKFPVDNNNLPELVAELDGLRKEHHSLRSAFEYEKNTNIKQVEQMRTMEVNLITMTKEADKLRADVANATNRAHGAHVTAPQPGTAQAAGTSAVTNPYANAYANHPSAYQQGTAQAAAYQQGTPQAAPYQQGTPQAAAYQQGTHQTAPYHQGTPQAAAYQQGNPQAAGYQQGNPQAMAYQHGAYQQGTPQAGAYQQGTPQAGAYQQGTPQAGGYAYPTAYDANAYQMHANAYAAYSGYPVAGYAQPGYPGTYAAPQHPTTSGAATDGTNVYGAAASTGYPAPPVQASSGAANPGQAPPAPYPATYDSTSGAQR